ATCTGCACGGCATCGCGCCGGTCCTGCTGCTCGCAGGCGATCACGAATTGTGGCTGAGCGATTCGGAACGCATGCACCTTGCTCTGAAAGCCGCAGGGGTCTCCTCCAGCCTGAGCATTTATCCAGGCATGTGGCATGTCTGGCCCATGTGGCCGGACCTCCCGGAGACCTCCGATGCTTTCCGGGAAATCGATGCGTTTCTGCATCAAACCGGTTGATCTCGCTCGCGGGGTCAATGGTCAGGGCAGTCTTCGGCTCCGCCCTGCAAAGGATTGATCGGCCGTGGGCTGAAACCGATTGCACTTGAGCCTCGAATCCTTATGACTTGGCGGATCTGCAACGACCCTTGGCAAATTCCTCATGACCGACCGGCTTAAACTCGTCACCTGGAACATCAATTCCGTGCGCCTGCGCATGCCGATTGTGGAACAGCTGATCGACGAGATCGCACCGGACGTGATCTGCCTGCAGGAGACCAAGTGCCCGGATGCCAACTTCCCGGAAAACGCCTTTCGCAAGGCCGGCTACGAGCACATGGCAATCAATGGCCAGAAGGGCTACCACGGTGTGGCCACCGTCTCCCGCCTGCCGCTCAGCAACATTGAAAAACGTGACTTCTGCGATATCGGCGACAGCCGCCACGTTGCTGTCGATGTGCCGTTCAATGGCAGCAGCCTGCGCCTGCACAATTTCTATGTCCCAGCCGGCGGCGACGAACCCAATCGGGAGATCAACCCGAAATTCGGCCACAAGCTGGATTTTATGGCCGAGATGCAGGACTGGTTGCAGGGAGAGGAAACCGCCAGACCGGCCGTTCTGGTCGGCGATCTCAACGTGGCGCCCTATGAGCACGACGTCTGGTCGCACAAGCAGCTTCTGAAAGTGGTGTCGCACACGCCGGTGGAAACCGAGCTGTTCGAAAAGGTGCGCGAAACCGGCGGCTGGCTGGACGCCATGCGCCAGTTCACACCGCTGGAGGAAAAACTCTACACCTGGTGGAGCTATCGGGCGAAGGACTGGTCGAAGGCCGACAAGGGCCGCCGGCTCGACCATGTCTGGGTGTCGGAACCTCTCGCCCCGCATGTAAAATCGACCAGCGTATTGCGCGATGCGCGTGGCTGGGAAAAACCCTCGGATCATGCGCCAGTGATCGCGGAATTTGCCGTCTGACGACGAAGGCCGCTGGGAATGTGCGGCCTGTTCGAAACAAGTGTCGGCGCAGGTGGCCAAACCTTCGAGGCAGCGCTGCGCGCTTCCTCAGGATGACGCCTGGTTTGTTGCGCTCCATCAGAGCCAGCTGAAAACTCTGCGCCCTCCTGAGAAGGGCGAACGGCCCGTCTCGAAGGATCGGCCAGGATCTCTGCCTTGAGCTTTCGTCAATGCGGCCTCAAGGCGTCACGATCACCTTGCCGCGCACTTTCCTGGCCGCGATTTCCTCCAGCGCCGTTGCAATGTCCTCTAGAGGATAGACCCCGTGAACATGTGGCTTCAGCCTGCCTTCCTCAACCCAGGCCAGAAGCTGCTTCATGTTCTCCTTGTTGGCCTCGGGGTCTCGGGTGACCGCCGCCCCCCAGAAGACACCACGCAGGTCACAGCCTTTCAGCATGACGATGTTGAGCGGGATCTTCGGGATCTGACCGGCGGCAAAGCCGATGACCAGGAAACGGCCGCCCCAGGCCGTCGCCCGGACGGCCTGTTCGGCGAGGTCTCCGCCAACCGGATCATAGACAACGTCCACACCCCTGCCGTCTGTCAGTGCCTTCAGGCCTTCCTTCAGGGGCTCTTTGGAGTAATTCAGCGTCAGATCGGCACCGAGAGATCGGGCAAAGGCGAGTTTTTCCTCTGACGAGGCGCAGGCAATGACCTTTGCCCCCATGATCGAGGCAATCTCGACCGCAGCCTGACCAACACCGCCGGACGCGCCGAGAACGGCGACGGTCTCACCGGCTTTCAGATCCCCCCGATCCCGGTAGGCATGCAGCGTGGTGCCATAGGTCACCGCCAGGCCGGCCGCGGTTTCAAAGGCAACACTGTCCGGTATCTGCACGATGTCCCTGGCCTCGACAACAATCTTTTCCCGGGCGGCACCCCAGCCGACATACCCCA
This genomic interval from Labrenzia sp. VG12 contains the following:
- the xth gene encoding exodeoxyribonuclease III, with translation MTDRLKLVTWNINSVRLRMPIVEQLIDEIAPDVICLQETKCPDANFPENAFRKAGYEHMAINGQKGYHGVATVSRLPLSNIEKRDFCDIGDSRHVAVDVPFNGSSLRLHNFYVPAGGDEPNREINPKFGHKLDFMAEMQDWLQGEETARPAVLVGDLNVAPYEHDVWSHKQLLKVVSHTPVETELFEKVRETGGWLDAMRQFTPLEEKLYTWWSYRAKDWSKADKGRRLDHVWVSEPLAPHVKSTSVLRDARGWEKPSDHAPVIAEFAV
- a CDS encoding NADPH:quinone oxidoreductase family protein encodes the protein MKACLCKSFGPPSSLVIEEIADPVAEPGKIVVRVKACALNFFDTLIIENKYQYKPEMPFSPSAEFSGIVEAVGDGVTEFAAGDRVMGYVGWGAAREKIVVEARDIVQIPDSVAFETAAGLAVTYGTTLHAYRDRGDLKAGETVAVLGASGGVGQAAVEIASIMGAKVIACASSEEKLAFARSLGADLTLNYSKEPLKEGLKALTDGRGVDVVYDPVGGDLAEQAVRATAWGGRFLVIGFAAGQIPKIPLNIVMLKGCDLRGVFWGAAVTRDPEANKENMKQLLAWVEEGRLKPHVHGVYPLEDIATALEEIAARKVRGKVIVTP